In the genome of Deltaproteobacteria bacterium, one region contains:
- a CDS encoding class I SAM-dependent methyltransferase, whose protein sequence is MFEYRRLILFLEQNKGIIPKVSKAFDEVADAYDSWYDGNPLFQCEFNALNEVVSVSPLSLEVGVGSGRFSQALGIRYGVDPAPSLLALARNRGVVSIQARAEALPFRKNSLEQVYFIFSLCFLENSFTALQEAAVVLKRHGLLIIGFIPKDSKWGCFYEQKRRGDHFLYKYASFLSLEELLSNIEKAHFRLLGGASTLFQSPKLEKYQPEKPVKGLYHKAGFIVLKAEKL, encoded by the coding sequence ATTTTTGAATATCGGAGATTAATTTTGTTTTTAGAGCAAAACAAAGGCATTATCCCTAAAGTTTCAAAGGCCTTTGATGAAGTCGCGGATGCCTATGATTCCTGGTATGACGGTAACCCCCTTTTTCAGTGTGAATTCAATGCCTTAAATGAGGTGGTTTCAGTATCTCCTCTCTCTCTGGAGGTGGGGGTAGGCTCCGGGCGATTTTCTCAGGCCCTGGGCATACGGTATGGTGTGGATCCTGCTCCAAGTCTATTGGCATTGGCCAGGAATCGTGGAGTTGTCTCGATACAGGCCAGGGCCGAAGCTCTGCCATTCAGAAAAAACAGCCTGGAGCAAGTATATTTCATCTTTTCACTTTGCTTTTTGGAAAATTCGTTTACGGCCTTGCAGGAAGCAGCGGTTGTGCTCAAAAGACATGGTTTATTAATCATAGGATTTATACCAAAGGATTCAAAGTGGGGTTGTTTCTATGAGCAAAAGAGACGGGGGGACCATTTTCTTTACAAATACGCCTCGTTTCTTAGTTTGGAAGAGCTGTTGTCAAATATTGAGAAGGCACATTTTCGATTATTAGGCGGTGCTTCAACACTTTTTCAATCTCCAAAATTGGAAAAATATCAGCCGGAGAAGCCTGTAAAGGGTTTATACCACAAAGCCGGTTTTATTGTCTTGAAAGCTGAAAAGCTTTGA
- a CDS encoding signal transduction protein, which produces MKVKNWMAKDIITISPQASISDAIKLMHRHSIRHLPVVEDDSMQGLVTESNLRQYFFPSMVHELSISDVMIVNPITVNPDASIDSAAQLIYKYKIGGLPVLEKRRLTGILTVTDILAAFIELFGLLKESSRLDIILSDRGGTLDDVLRLIREMGGRVISVGLEALTSKKKIYYIRLEKDDLSPIVQALEDKGHRVVSILD; this is translated from the coding sequence ATGAAAGTAAAAAACTGGATGGCCAAAGACATAATTACCATTAGCCCTCAGGCCTCCATCAGTGATGCCATAAAACTAATGCACCGGCATTCCATAAGGCATTTGCCTGTTGTAGAAGATGACTCAATGCAAGGGCTGGTTACCGAAAGTAATTTGCGACAATATTTTTTCCCCTCCATGGTCCACGAACTCTCCATTTCAGACGTTATGATAGTGAATCCTATTACCGTGAATCCTGATGCCAGTATTGATTCTGCCGCACAGCTAATATACAAGTACAAAATCGGCGGTCTGCCTGTTCTCGAAAAAAGACGGCTGACCGGGATACTCACCGTTACTGATATACTCGCGGCCTTTATAGAACTCTTCGGGCTTTTGAAGGAGAGTTCACGGCTGGATATCATCCTATCTGACAGAGGCGGGACGCTTGATGATGTGCTCCGCCTGATTCGTGAGATGGGTGGAAGGGTAATCAGTGTAGGATTAGAAGCACTCACATCCAAGAAGAAGATCTATTACATCAGACTGGAAAAGGACGACCTTTCACCTATTGTTCAGGCCCTGGAAGATAAAGGCCACAGGGTGGTTTCTATACTGGACTGA
- a CDS encoding aminoglycoside phosphotransferase: MSENPSWMKTMLDPASYPHPVDDVVMIQTHISWVFLAGDRVYKLKKPVDFGFLDFTGLEKRHHFCLEELRLNRRLCAEIYLYVWPVTSDDGRIKINGTGKPVEWAVVMRRMPEEGMMVRLLSENMIGNAEIDAVVNRLIPFYRNAAAGEKIKKFGTIDIIRQNTEENFDQTASFIGKLIEKDAYSHICNYTRSFIDNNKPLFLSRIEQGLIREGHGDLYSANICFNKTNNAVYIFDCIEFNERFRCGDVASDVAFLAMDLDYHGLPALSNYFIRSFSDGIGDAGLLDLIDFYKCYRAYVRGKIGCFTWASHGIDSDTKEKAGSQASRYFRLAMNYAGGMGIPDLYVFFGLSGTGKSTVASAWARKHRLPFYNSDRVRKEFIAGIPTGERHWEPFGRGIYSRQQTLKTYRTLACLAGKHLMQGEPVILDATYRDGEERSRLLELSREAKANIHFILCTCPEQEIKERLTQRAGAENQVSDGRWEIYLKQKELFVPTDDLEQDHLMVLSTNRPVSELLDELDRKFPNRGRFTSGR, translated from the coding sequence ATGTCTGAGAACCCCTCTTGGATGAAGACAATGTTAGATCCGGCATCATATCCACATCCAGTGGACGATGTCGTTATGATTCAGACACACATTTCCTGGGTATTTCTGGCAGGAGACAGGGTCTATAAACTCAAAAAGCCTGTAGATTTCGGTTTCCTTGATTTTACAGGACTGGAAAAGAGGCACCATTTTTGTCTGGAAGAGCTGCGATTAAACCGCCGGCTGTGTGCGGAGATTTATCTGTACGTATGGCCTGTCACCAGTGATGATGGTCGAATAAAAATCAACGGCACCGGAAAGCCGGTGGAGTGGGCCGTAGTTATGCGTCGTATGCCTGAAGAAGGTATGATGGTTCGACTCCTTTCTGAAAATATGATAGGCAATGCCGAGATTGATGCAGTTGTCAACAGATTGATACCCTTTTACAGAAATGCAGCCGCTGGAGAGAAAATCAAAAAATTTGGGACAATAGACATAATACGTCAAAACACAGAGGAAAATTTCGATCAGACCGCATCTTTTATTGGAAAGCTCATCGAAAAAGACGCGTACAGTCATATCTGTAACTACACCAGGTCTTTCATTGACAACAATAAGCCCTTGTTCCTGTCTCGAATAGAACAAGGCCTGATCAGAGAAGGCCACGGGGATCTATATTCTGCAAATATCTGTTTTAATAAAACAAATAATGCTGTTTATATCTTTGATTGCATCGAGTTTAACGAGCGCTTTAGATGCGGGGATGTTGCCTCGGATGTGGCCTTTCTGGCAATGGATCTTGATTATCATGGTCTTCCGGCACTCTCCAACTATTTTATCAGGTCGTTTTCCGACGGGATCGGTGACGCCGGGCTTCTTGATTTAATAGACTTCTACAAATGTTACAGGGCGTATGTAAGGGGTAAAATCGGCTGCTTTACCTGGGCATCCCATGGAATAGACAGCGACACAAAAGAAAAGGCAGGTAGCCAGGCATCAAGATACTTCCGCCTGGCCATGAATTATGCCGGCGGCATGGGCATTCCCGACCTGTATGTATTTTTCGGTCTTTCAGGTACGGGAAAGTCAACGGTTGCATCTGCCTGGGCAAGAAAGCACCGACTCCCTTTCTATAATTCGGACAGAGTGAGAAAAGAGTTCATAGCCGGGATACCCACGGGAGAACGCCACTGGGAGCCTTTTGGCCGGGGCATTTACAGCCGGCAACAGACTTTAAAAACATACAGGACACTTGCCTGCCTTGCCGGCAAACATCTGATGCAGGGAGAGCCGGTGATACTGGACGCCACTTACCGGGACGGGGAAGAGAGATCAAGGCTTTTGGAGTTATCCAGAGAGGCCAAAGCGAACATCCACTTCATATTGTGCACCTGTCCTGAGCAGGAAATAAAGGAACGCCTGACCCAAAGGGCCGGGGCAGAAAACCAGGTCTCAGACGGACGGTGGGAGATCTATCTGAAACAAAAGGAACTGTTCGTCCCAACGGACGACCTTGAGCAGGATCATTTAATGGTCCTGTCCACCAACAGGCCCGTATCGGAATTGCTGGACGAA
- a CDS encoding TlyA family rRNA (cytidine-2'-O)-methyltransferase, translated as MAKESLRLDLLLLQKGLATSRNQAQALIYTGKVRVEGQIIDKAGHRFSADAQIELAETLNPYVSRGGLKLEHALEHFAVDVHGLVCMDVGASTGGFTDCLLQKGAAKVYAVDVGYGQLDWRLRNDKRVVAFERTNIRNLPLDALDSQIYLITIDTSFISLRLVIPSVLPFMKRKGRIIALVKPQFEVGKGKVGKGGIVKDPWLHREVLDRLNSFCNKLKLNVIGVTPSPVLGAKGNKEFLMFIEYPERYDT; from the coding sequence TTGGCAAAAGAATCATTGAGGCTTGACCTTCTTTTATTGCAGAAAGGGCTCGCCACTTCAAGAAATCAGGCCCAGGCTCTCATCTATACCGGCAAGGTGCGAGTTGAAGGGCAGATCATTGATAAGGCAGGGCACCGGTTTTCTGCCGATGCCCAAATAGAGCTCGCAGAGACCCTGAATCCCTATGTAAGCCGTGGAGGACTTAAGCTTGAGCATGCACTTGAGCACTTTGCGGTGGATGTTCACGGTCTTGTCTGTATGGACGTCGGGGCATCTACCGGAGGATTCACGGACTGTTTGCTTCAGAAAGGGGCGGCAAAGGTATATGCAGTAGATGTTGGTTACGGTCAGCTAGACTGGCGCCTGAGGAACGACAAAAGGGTCGTGGCTTTCGAAAGGACAAATATACGAAATTTGCCTCTTGACGCCCTGGATTCTCAAATATATTTAATTACAATAGATACATCATTTATCTCGCTCAGGCTGGTAATACCCTCTGTTCTTCCATTTATGAAGCGGAAAGGTCGTATTATTGCCCTTGTAAAGCCTCAATTCGAGGTCGGGAAAGGAAAAGTCGGAAAAGGCGGAATAGTAAAAGATCCATGGCTTCATCGTGAGGTTCTGGATAGACTGAATTCTTTTTGCAATAAATTGAAACTGAATGTCATAGGGGTTACCCCATCACCCGTCCTTGGGGCGAAAGGCAACAAGGAATTTCTCATGTTTATTGAATATCCGGAGAGATATGATACATAA
- the clpA gene encoding ATP-dependent Clp protease ATP-binding subunit ClpA — translation MISKDIEIMLSVAAREAHIRNHEYLSLEHLLFAIIHHQEGAEAITACGGNPDRLKSRIEAFFETHLEKLPEGRKESPQPTAILQRVLQRTIMHVQSAEKEKASIGDLLAAVMAEEDSYAAYFLHQEGITRLDILNFISHGIERTDSCQNIISQRNTGSQAGKQAGASTKPANALDAFTVNLTRKAADGEIDPLVGRKVELERTMQILCRRRKNNPIFVGDPGVGKTALAEGLALKIQQDEVPEPLQDTEMYTLDMGAILAGTKYRGEFEARLKEVIALIKKHPKAILFIDEIHTVVGAGATSGGSMDASNILKPVLANGELRCIGSTTYEEYRNFFEKDRALSRRFQKIEILEPTVKETVKILKGLKSYYEEHHGIKYADSALVSAAELSYRYLADRYMPDKAIDVIDEAASALRLSGNGGNRPGLVTARHIENVIAKMAGLPAKTITQSDRSRLERLEESIKSVVFGQDKAVEILSKAIKRSRAGLSHPDRPIGSFLFIGPTGVGKTELARQTAAVLGVHFQRFDMSEYMEKHAVARLIGAPPGYVGFDQGGLLTEAIRKHPYCVLLLDEIEKAHPDLFSILLQVMDYATLTDNTGKRADFRHVILIMTSNAGAREMESHAIGFGAKAEDSRYKGENVIKQLFSPEFRNRLEAVIPFGRLTTSAMEQIVDKLLGEIQEQLSGRKVRLNVTPAARSWLAQKGYDPQFGARPLARVLQQEIKDPVSDAILFHGLSKGGKIVVDVEDGRLVINK, via the coding sequence ATGATAAGCAAAGACATAGAAATAATGCTGAGTGTAGCAGCACGGGAAGCTCACATCAGGAATCATGAATATCTATCTCTTGAACATTTGCTTTTTGCAATAATTCACCATCAAGAGGGTGCGGAGGCCATAACGGCGTGCGGAGGCAATCCTGACCGTCTGAAATCAAGAATTGAGGCATTTTTTGAGACTCACCTTGAGAAATTGCCGGAAGGTCGAAAAGAAAGTCCCCAGCCCACAGCAATCCTTCAAAGAGTGCTCCAGCGAACCATTATGCACGTACAATCTGCCGAAAAAGAAAAGGCCAGCATAGGAGACCTTCTTGCCGCCGTGATGGCAGAGGAAGATTCCTATGCAGCGTACTTTCTCCATCAGGAGGGAATCACCAGGCTGGATATACTGAACTTTATATCACACGGAATCGAGCGAACTGATTCCTGTCAAAATATTATTTCCCAAAGAAATACAGGCTCTCAAGCCGGTAAACAGGCCGGGGCATCAACAAAACCAGCAAATGCCCTTGATGCCTTTACCGTAAATCTCACGAGAAAGGCTGCTGATGGAGAAATTGATCCGCTTGTTGGACGAAAGGTGGAACTGGAACGTACAATGCAGATCCTCTGCAGGCGTAGAAAAAATAATCCCATTTTCGTAGGGGACCCAGGGGTAGGCAAGACCGCCTTGGCTGAGGGGCTTGCACTAAAAATCCAGCAGGACGAAGTGCCCGAGCCTTTACAAGACACAGAAATGTATACCCTGGATATGGGAGCGATTCTTGCCGGCACCAAATACAGAGGGGAGTTTGAGGCCAGGCTCAAAGAGGTTATTGCCCTGATAAAAAAACATCCCAAGGCAATACTCTTCATTGATGAAATCCATACGGTTGTTGGTGCAGGAGCCACCAGCGGAGGGTCCATGGACGCCTCAAATATTCTCAAGCCTGTCCTGGCAAATGGTGAGCTGAGGTGTATAGGTTCGACCACTTACGAGGAGTATAGGAATTTCTTTGAGAAGGATCGCGCACTCTCGAGGCGTTTTCAGAAAATAGAGATACTAGAGCCCACGGTGAAAGAAACTGTGAAGATACTTAAAGGGCTGAAGTCTTATTATGAAGAGCACCACGGAATCAAATACGCTGACAGCGCTCTGGTATCTGCGGCTGAGCTGTCATATAGATACCTGGCGGATCGTTATATGCCAGACAAGGCTATCGACGTAATAGACGAAGCAGCATCCGCATTGAGGCTTTCAGGCAATGGCGGAAACAGACCGGGGCTTGTTACTGCGCGTCACATCGAAAATGTTATAGCAAAGATGGCCGGATTGCCCGCAAAGACTATCACTCAATCGGACCGCTCGCGCCTTGAAAGGCTTGAAGAATCAATAAAGTCGGTAGTTTTCGGCCAGGATAAGGCTGTAGAAATCCTGTCAAAAGCCATAAAGCGTTCCCGGGCCGGTCTTTCGCATCCTGATCGTCCAATCGGCTCTTTTCTGTTTATAGGACCTACAGGTGTAGGAAAGACGGAACTCGCACGTCAAACCGCTGCAGTCCTTGGGGTACATTTCCAGCGATTCGACATGAGTGAATATATGGAAAAGCATGCTGTGGCCAGACTGATTGGTGCGCCTCCCGGCTATGTTGGATTTGATCAGGGAGGCTTACTTACCGAGGCCATTCGCAAGCACCCGTACTGTGTTCTTCTCTTGGATGAAATAGAGAAAGCCCATCCTGACCTCTTCAGTATTTTGCTTCAGGTCATGGATTACGCCACCCTTACCGATAATACAGGTAAAAGGGCGGACTTCCGTCACGTGATATTGATTATGACCTCGAATGCAGGTGCAAGAGAGATGGAGAGCCATGCAATCGGTTTCGGTGCAAAGGCGGAAGATAGCCGATATAAGGGAGAGAATGTAATAAAACAGCTCTTCAGCCCGGAATTTCGTAACCGGCTGGAGGCCGTTATACCTTTCGGCCGGTTGACCACTTCAGCAATGGAGCAGATAGTGGACAAACTCCTGGGGGAGATCCAGGAACAGTTATCCGGACGCAAGGTCAGATTGAATGTCACACCTGCCGCCAGATCCTGGCTTGCCCAAAAGGGATATGATCCTCAATTTGGAGCACGTCCTCTGGCCCGCGTTTTACAACAGGAGATAAAAGATCCTGTATCTGATGCCATCCTGTTCCATGGACTCTCAAAAGGAGGCAAAATTGTTGTTGACGTTGAAGACGGACGGCTTGTTATTAATAAATAG
- a CDS encoding ATP-dependent Clp protease adapter ClpS gives MQENEPVDLENQDQLEDIVEQEIDEPPMYKVLLYNDDYTTMEFVVRILENIFHKSTSEAIRIMLNVHHNGFGICGYYTSEIAETKVKSVHTCAKEAGFPLRAGMERI, from the coding sequence ATGCAAGAAAATGAACCGGTTGACCTTGAAAATCAAGACCAACTGGAGGACATTGTTGAGCAGGAAATCGATGAACCGCCCATGTATAAAGTCTTGCTGTACAATGACGACTATACGACAATGGAATTTGTGGTACGGATCTTGGAGAATATTTTTCATAAGTCAACTTCAGAGGCGATAAGAATCATGCTGAACGTACATCATAACGGCTTTGGGATTTGCGGGTATTATACCAGTGAGATTGCAGAGACAAAGGTAAAATCCGTTCATACCTGTGCAAAAGAGGCAGGCTTTCCACTTAGGGCCGGCATGGAACGAATATAA
- a CDS encoding chromosome partitioning protein — translation MVITEEKVLDALKKVKDPGINKGLVELGMIKDVEIAGSSVRVTVALTMSGCPRKNQIKDDVEKAIYSIEGVSEVKVILTAMTSEERAKLLGQEPSEMQGIKDVKRIIAIASGKGGVGKTTIAVNLAIALSKKGLKIGILDADMHGPDIPIMLGIDARPTGSKGMLLPIEKFGLKVISTATLAGEGVPIVWRGPLVNKAIKEFLGHVAWGELDYLLVDLPPGTGDAPLTMAKLISLDGVIIVTTPQKVALADVRRCIGLFTGQCIPIFGIVENMSYLRVPGASGEQILEVFGSGGGEKIANAFKVPLLGKVPLDPKIREGGDTGRPMALNSDTECGNIFDNIAEELLKYLSK, via the coding sequence ATGGTTATTACAGAAGAAAAAGTTTTGGATGCGCTAAAGAAAGTTAAGGACCCCGGGATCAACAAGGGTCTTGTAGAGCTTGGGATGATTAAGGATGTCGAGATAGCCGGCTCATCAGTCCGTGTTACCGTAGCTCTTACCATGTCCGGTTGTCCCAGGAAGAATCAGATTAAAGATGATGTCGAAAAAGCCATATACAGTATAGAGGGCGTGAGTGAAGTCAAAGTAATCCTCACTGCCATGACATCTGAGGAAAGAGCAAAGTTGTTAGGCCAGGAACCATCTGAAATGCAAGGCATAAAAGATGTAAAGCGCATAATTGCCATTGCCAGCGGAAAGGGTGGGGTAGGCAAGACCACCATCGCTGTGAATCTGGCAATTGCGCTGTCAAAAAAAGGTCTCAAGATAGGTATTCTTGATGCTGACATGCATGGTCCAGACATTCCAATTATGCTTGGGATCGATGCCAGGCCCACGGGTTCCAAGGGCATGCTTCTACCAATTGAGAAATTCGGCCTCAAGGTTATATCTACGGCTACTTTAGCAGGGGAGGGGGTGCCGATAGTCTGGCGAGGCCCCCTGGTAAACAAGGCTATTAAAGAGTTTCTGGGACATGTGGCATGGGGGGAGTTGGACTATCTGTTGGTAGATCTGCCTCCGGGTACAGGTGATGCTCCTCTGACTATGGCGAAATTAATTTCTCTGGATGGTGTCATAATAGTCACTACTCCACAAAAGGTCGCTCTTGCCGATGTGCGTCGATGTATCGGCCTATTCACTGGCCAGTGCATCCCGATCTTTGGAATAGTGGAAAATATGTCCTATCTCCGTGTTCCAGGGGCTTCCGGAGAACAAATCCTTGAGGTATTCGGAAGTGGAGGGGGAGAAAAAATTGCTAACGCATTCAAGGTCCCTTTGTTGGGCAAGGTTCCTTTGGATCCGAAAATAAGAGAGGGAGGTGATACAGGCAGGCCAATGGCCCTCAATTCTGATACCGAATGCGGGAATATATTTGATAATATAGCAGAAGAATTGCTGAAATATTTATCAAAATAA
- a CDS encoding DNA-binding protein — MNKGQLVDRMAKSSGILKTAADRALNGFMEAVSEALGSGEKVTLVGFGTFSVTERKARTGRNPRTGKPMEIPAKKVVKFKPGTKLSASVE; from the coding sequence ATGAACAAGGGACAATTGGTAGATCGTATGGCAAAGTCATCAGGCATTTTAAAAACAGCGGCTGACAGGGCACTGAATGGATTTATGGAAGCTGTGTCCGAGGCACTTGGCTCAGGAGAAAAAGTGACACTGGTAGGTTTTGGGACCTTTTCCGTAACTGAGAGGAAGGCACGTACAGGTCGCAATCCGCGCACAGGAAAGCCCATGGAAATTCCTGCCAAGAAAGTTGTTAAATTTAAGCCTGGAACAAAGCTGTCCGCATCAGTGGAATAA
- a CDS encoding IS200/IS605 family transposase: MSKEYRKGPHTIYDIQYHFVWVTKYRYHVLKGEVAFRTREIIRQTCEARNITILNGHVSRDHVHLHVSCPPELAPSKIVQYVKGRSSRLIQQEFPHLRKRYWGRHLWARGYFCATVGNVTEKMIAAYIASQEKASPKEAFTIAND; encoded by the coding sequence ATAAGCAAAGAATATCGCAAGGGGCCTCACACGATCTATGATATCCAGTATCATTTCGTATGGGTTACGAAATATCGTTATCATGTTTTGAAAGGAGAAGTGGCTTTTAGAACCAGGGAGATAATCCGTCAGACTTGTGAGGCCCGCAATATTACAATTCTTAATGGTCATGTTAGCAGGGATCATGTTCATCTGCATGTTTCATGTCCTCCAGAACTTGCTCCGAGCAAGATAGTTCAATATGTGAAAGGACGAAGTTCTCGACTGATTCAGCAAGAATTTCCGCATTTGCGTAAGAGATATTGGGGAAGGCATCTTTGGGCTCGCGGCTATTTTTGTGCAACAGTTGGGAATGTTACAGAAAAAATGATAGCCGCTTATATTGCAAGCCAAGAAAAGGCGAGCCCTAAAGAGGCCTTCACTATTGCTAATGACTAA